A genomic segment from Cinclus cinclus chromosome 11, bCinCin1.1, whole genome shotgun sequence encodes:
- the GOT2 gene encoding aspartate aminotransferase, mitochondrial isoform X2 has product MALLYSRRLLAAPRLAAAASRASSWWSHVEMGPPDPILGVTEAYKRDTNSKKMNLGVGAYRDDNGKPYVLNCVRKYVTVQGISGTGSLRIGANFLQRFFKASRDVYLPKPSWGNHTPIFRDAGMQLQAYRYYDPKTCSLDFSGAMDDISKIPEKSIILLHACAHNPTGVDPRQEQWKELAATVKKRNLLVYFDMAYQGFASGDINRDAWAVRHFIEQGINIVLSQSFAKNMGLYGERAGAFTVICSDADEAKRVESQLKILIRPMYSNPPVNGARIASLILNTPDLRKEWLTEVKGMADRIISMRTQLVSNLKKEGSSHNWQHITDQIGMFCFTGLKPEQVERLIKEFSVYMTKDGRISVAGVTSGNVGYLAHAIHQVTK; this is encoded by the exons ATGGCGCTCCTGTACAGCCGCCGGCTCCTCGCCGCCCCGCGtctcgccgccgccgcctcccgcgcCAG CTCATGGTGGTCCCATGTGGAGATGGGTCCCCCCGACCCCATCCTGGGAGTGACAGAAGCTTACAAGCGTGACACCAACTCCAAGAAGATGAACCTGGGTGTGGGGGCATATCGGGATGACAACGGGAAGCCATATGTCCTGAACTGTGTTCGCAAG TATGTTACTGTGCAGGGTATTTCTGGGACTGGATCTCTGCGAATTGGAGCCAACTTTTTG CAACGATTCTTCAAAGCCAGCCGTGATGTGTATCTACCCAAACCGTCCTGGGGCAATCACACTCCCATTTTCCGTGATGCTGGCATGCAGCTTCAGGCTTATCGCTACTATGACCCCAAGACATGCAGCCTGGACTTCTCTGGAGCCATGGATGACATTTCT AAAATTCCAGAGAAGAGCATCATCCTCTTACATGCTTGTGCTCACAACCCCACTGGGGTGGATCCCCGGCAGGAGCAGTGGAAGGAGTTGGCAGCTACAGTGAAG AAAAGGAACCTCCTCGTGTACTTTGACATGGCCTACCAGGGCTTTGCCAGTGGGGACATCAACCGGGATGCCTGGGCTGTGCGGCATTTCATCGAGCAGGGCATCAACATTGTCCTGTCACAGTCCTTCGCTAAAAACATGGGGCTGTACG GAGAGCGTGCGGGTGCCTTCACAGTGATCTGCAGTGATGCAGATGAAGCCAAGAGGGTCGAATCACAGCTGAAGATCCTCATCCGCCCCATGTATTCCAACCCACCTGTGAACGGAGCGCGCATTGCCTCTCTGATCCTCAACACCCCTGACCTAAGGAAGGAGTG GCTCACAGAGGTGAAGGGCATGGCCGACCGGATCATCAGCATGCGGACTCAGCTGGTGTCCAACCTCAAGAAAGAGGGATCCTCCCACAACTGGCAGCACATCACTGACCAGATCGGCATGTTCTGCTTCACAGGCCTGAAGCCTGAGCAG GTGGAGCGTCTGATCAAGGAGTTCTCAGTCTACATGACAAAGGATGGACGAATCTCTGTGGCAGGAGTTACATCAGGCAACGTGGGTTACCTGGCTCATGCCATCCATCAAGTCACAAAGTAA
- the GOT2 gene encoding aspartate aminotransferase, mitochondrial isoform X1: protein MALLYSRRLLAAPRLAAAASRASSWWSHVEMGPPDPILGVTEAYKRDTNSKKMNLGVGAYRDDNGKPYVLNCVRKAEAMIAAKKMDKEYLPIGGLADFTRASAELALGENSEAFKSGRYVTVQGISGTGSLRIGANFLQRFFKASRDVYLPKPSWGNHTPIFRDAGMQLQAYRYYDPKTCSLDFSGAMDDISKIPEKSIILLHACAHNPTGVDPRQEQWKELAATVKKRNLLVYFDMAYQGFASGDINRDAWAVRHFIEQGINIVLSQSFAKNMGLYGERAGAFTVICSDADEAKRVESQLKILIRPMYSNPPVNGARIASLILNTPDLRKEWLTEVKGMADRIISMRTQLVSNLKKEGSSHNWQHITDQIGMFCFTGLKPEQVERLIKEFSVYMTKDGRISVAGVTSGNVGYLAHAIHQVTK, encoded by the exons ATGGCGCTCCTGTACAGCCGCCGGCTCCTCGCCGCCCCGCGtctcgccgccgccgcctcccgcgcCAG CTCATGGTGGTCCCATGTGGAGATGGGTCCCCCCGACCCCATCCTGGGAGTGACAGAAGCTTACAAGCGTGACACCAACTCCAAGAAGATGAACCTGGGTGTGGGGGCATATCGGGATGACAACGGGAAGCCATATGTCCTGAACTGTGTTCGCAAG GCAGAGGCCATGATAGCAGCCAAGAAGATGGATAAGGAGTACTTGCCCATTGGAGGGCTGGCAGATTTCACCCGGGCATCTGCAGAACTGGCTCTGGGGGAAAACAGTGAGGCTTTCAAGAGTGGCCGG TATGTTACTGTGCAGGGTATTTCTGGGACTGGATCTCTGCGAATTGGAGCCAACTTTTTG CAACGATTCTTCAAAGCCAGCCGTGATGTGTATCTACCCAAACCGTCCTGGGGCAATCACACTCCCATTTTCCGTGATGCTGGCATGCAGCTTCAGGCTTATCGCTACTATGACCCCAAGACATGCAGCCTGGACTTCTCTGGAGCCATGGATGACATTTCT AAAATTCCAGAGAAGAGCATCATCCTCTTACATGCTTGTGCTCACAACCCCACTGGGGTGGATCCCCGGCAGGAGCAGTGGAAGGAGTTGGCAGCTACAGTGAAG AAAAGGAACCTCCTCGTGTACTTTGACATGGCCTACCAGGGCTTTGCCAGTGGGGACATCAACCGGGATGCCTGGGCTGTGCGGCATTTCATCGAGCAGGGCATCAACATTGTCCTGTCACAGTCCTTCGCTAAAAACATGGGGCTGTACG GAGAGCGTGCGGGTGCCTTCACAGTGATCTGCAGTGATGCAGATGAAGCCAAGAGGGTCGAATCACAGCTGAAGATCCTCATCCGCCCCATGTATTCCAACCCACCTGTGAACGGAGCGCGCATTGCCTCTCTGATCCTCAACACCCCTGACCTAAGGAAGGAGTG GCTCACAGAGGTGAAGGGCATGGCCGACCGGATCATCAGCATGCGGACTCAGCTGGTGTCCAACCTCAAGAAAGAGGGATCCTCCCACAACTGGCAGCACATCACTGACCAGATCGGCATGTTCTGCTTCACAGGCCTGAAGCCTGAGCAG GTGGAGCGTCTGATCAAGGAGTTCTCAGTCTACATGACAAAGGATGGACGAATCTCTGTGGCAGGAGTTACATCAGGCAACGTGGGTTACCTGGCTCATGCCATCCATCAAGTCACAAAGTAA
- the CALB2 gene encoding calretinin isoform X1 — protein MAGPQQAPHLHLAELTASQFLDIWRHFDADGNGYIEGKELENFFQELESARKGAGVDSKKDNLGDKMKEFMHKYDKNADGKIEMAELAQILPTEENFLLCFRQHVGSSSEFMEAWRRYDTDRSGYIEANELKGFLSDLLKKANRPYDEPKLQEYTQTILRMFDMNGDGKLGLSEMSRLLPVQENFLLKFQGMKLSSDEFNAIFAFYDKDGNGFIDENELDALLKDLYEKNKKEMNIQQLTNYRKSIMNLSDGGKLYRKELEMVLCNEPPV, from the exons ATGGCCGGCCCGCAGCAGGCCCCGCACCTCCACCTGGCCGAGCTCACCGCCTCCCAGTTCCTCGACATCTGGCGGCACTTCGACGCGGACG gAAATGGCTACATTGAAGGTAAAGAGCTGGAAAATTTCTTCCAGGAGCTGGAAAGTGCAAGAAAGGGGGCGGGTGTG GACTCAAAGAAGGACAATTTGGGTGACAAGATGAAGGAGTTCATGCACAAATACGACAAAAATGCGGATGGCAAAATTGAGATGGCAGAG CTGGCCCAGATCCTGCCTACGGAGGAgaattttctgctgtgtttccGCCAGCATGTGGGCTCCAGTTCAGAGTTCATGGAG GCTTGGCGCAGGTATGACACGGATCGCAGTGGCTACATTGAAGCCAACGAGCTCAAG GGCTTCTTGTCAGACCTGCTGAAGAAGGCGAACCGGCCCTACGACGAGCCCAAGCTGCAGGAGTACACACAGACCATT CTGCGGATGTTCGACATGAACGGTGATGGGAAGCTGGGCCTCTCTGAGATGTCCCG ACTTTTGCCTGTGCAAGAAAACTTTCTTCTGAAGTTTCAG GGAATGAAGTTGTCCTCAGATGAGTTCAATGCCATCTTTGCCTTCTACGACAAG GATGGAAATGGCTTCATTGATGAGAATGAGCTGGATGCACTTTTGAAAGACCTGTATGAGAAGAATAAGAAA GAGATGAACATCCAGCAGCTCACCAACTACAGGAAGAGCATCATGAACCTCTCCGACGGGGGCAAACTCTACCGCAAGGAACTGGAGATGGTGCTCTGCAATGAGCCCCCCGTGTAG
- the CALB2 gene encoding calretinin isoform X2 encodes MAGPQQAPHLHLAELTASQFLDIWRHFDADGNGYIEGKELENFFQELESARKGAGVDSKKDNLGDKMKEFMHKYDKNADGKIEMAELAQILPTEENFLLCFRQHVGSSSEFMEAWRRYDTDRSGYIEANELKGFLSDLLKKANRPYDEPKLQEYTQTILRMFDMNGDGKLGLSEMSRMEMASLMRMSWMHF; translated from the exons ATGGCCGGCCCGCAGCAGGCCCCGCACCTCCACCTGGCCGAGCTCACCGCCTCCCAGTTCCTCGACATCTGGCGGCACTTCGACGCGGACG gAAATGGCTACATTGAAGGTAAAGAGCTGGAAAATTTCTTCCAGGAGCTGGAAAGTGCAAGAAAGGGGGCGGGTGTG GACTCAAAGAAGGACAATTTGGGTGACAAGATGAAGGAGTTCATGCACAAATACGACAAAAATGCGGATGGCAAAATTGAGATGGCAGAG CTGGCCCAGATCCTGCCTACGGAGGAgaattttctgctgtgtttccGCCAGCATGTGGGCTCCAGTTCAGAGTTCATGGAG GCTTGGCGCAGGTATGACACGGATCGCAGTGGCTACATTGAAGCCAACGAGCTCAAG GGCTTCTTGTCAGACCTGCTGAAGAAGGCGAACCGGCCCTACGACGAGCCCAAGCTGCAGGAGTACACACAGACCATT CTGCGGATGTTCGACATGAACGGTGATGGGAAGCTGGGCCTCTCTGAGATGTCCCG GATGGAAATGGCTTCATTGATGAGAATGAGCTGGATGCACTTTTGA